The following are from one region of the Candidatus Hydrogenedentota bacterium genome:
- a CDS encoding site-2 protease family protein, whose translation MEPEIIAAFIMQYFCLVFSLSVHEASHAKVAEMCGDPTARLLGRVTLNPAKHVDPIGTVIMPMMMFFTRIPFLFGWAKPVPYNPRNLKNLRRDPVLIALAGPASNLLIAIVTILLLRIGFIAVGIETMQDVFLLQLGMLMIYINLLLALFNMIPVPPLDGSALLGFLLPDSGKQMLESIGPFGILIAIFISSRFLSGPLDYLFEQATWLALWGIQQG comes from the coding sequence ATGGAACCGGAGATCATCGCCGCCTTCATCATGCAGTACTTCTGCCTCGTCTTTTCCCTCAGCGTCCACGAGGCGTCCCATGCAAAAGTGGCGGAAATGTGCGGCGATCCCACCGCCCGGCTGCTCGGCCGCGTGACCCTGAACCCGGCCAAACACGTCGACCCCATCGGCACGGTGATTATGCCGATGATGATGTTCTTTACGCGGATTCCCTTCCTCTTTGGGTGGGCAAAGCCGGTGCCGTACAACCCCCGCAACCTCAAGAACCTCCGCCGCGATCCCGTCCTAATAGCCCTTGCCGGACCGGCGTCAAACCTTCTGATAGCGATTGTGACTATCCTGCTCCTGCGCATTGGGTTTATTGCCGTAGGCATCGAAACAATGCAGGACGTCTTCCTCTTGCAGCTTGGGATGCTGATGATCTACATCAACCTCTTGCTCGCGCTGTTCAACATGATCCCCGTCCCCCCACTGGACGGCTCGGCGCTGCTCGGTTTCCTGCTCCCCGATTCGGGCAAGCAGATGCTCGAATCCATCGGGCCCTTCGGCATCCTTATCGCTATTTTTATTTCCAGTAGATTCTTGAGCGGTCCGCTGGACTATCTTTTCGAACAGGCCACCTGGCTGGCGCTGTGGGGAATCCAACAAGGCTAA
- a CDS encoding integration host factor subunit beta — protein sequence MTKRELVIRVANTLGMTQSDVAKIIEGAFDTISRTLAEGERWELRDFGVFEVKTRASRIGRNPRTGDQVPVPERRVVTFRPGKKMKELICGEAPAEGAAQPSGETPSI from the coding sequence ATGACAAAACGCGAACTCGTGATTCGAGTTGCCAACACGCTCGGCATGACGCAAAGCGATGTAGCCAAGATCATTGAAGGGGCCTTCGATACGATTTCCCGCACGCTTGCCGAGGGCGAACGTTGGGAGTTGCGCGATTTTGGCGTGTTCGAAGTGAAGACGCGCGCAAGCCGCATCGGCCGCAACCCGCGCACCGGCGATCAAGTGCCTGTGCCGGAACGCCGCGTGGTTACGTTCCGCCCCGGCAAGAAGATGAAAGAACTGATCTGCGGCGAAGCGCCCGCCGAAGGGGCCGCGCAACCGTCCGGCGAAACGCCGTCGATATAG
- a CDS encoding agmatine deiminase family protein: MVRLPAEWEPQSAIQLTWPHANSDWGPTLHEVEPCFDAIAAAISRYEVVLIACSDPGHVKQRLERAGAVMENVRAYKADTNDTWARDHGPITVERNGGLALLDFGFNGWGGKYPADLDDALTTALFAQKAFGDILMESIPVVLEGGSIESDGRGTILTTTSCLLNPNRNGETTESEAEFVLREHLGAHRVLWLNHGQLEGDDTDGHIDTLARFCSPNTIAYVACSNKRDKHYKPMKAMEEELRALRTDDGEPYTLVPLPWPKACYDDDKNRLPATYANFLIVNGAVLVPAYNDPADAKALDIIGGCFPGREIVGIDCRPLIVQHGSLHCVTMQIPAGVQV; encoded by the coding sequence ATTGTGCGATTGCCCGCCGAATGGGAGCCGCAGTCCGCCATCCAGCTTACGTGGCCGCACGCAAACTCCGACTGGGGCCCGACGCTCCATGAGGTCGAACCGTGTTTTGACGCGATCGCAGCCGCTATCAGCCGTTACGAGGTGGTGCTGATTGCGTGCTCCGATCCAGGACACGTGAAGCAGCGGTTGGAGCGCGCCGGCGCCGTGATGGAAAACGTTCGCGCGTACAAGGCCGACACAAACGATACGTGGGCGCGGGACCACGGGCCGATCACGGTCGAGCGCAATGGCGGGTTGGCGTTGCTCGATTTTGGTTTCAACGGATGGGGCGGCAAATACCCTGCCGATCTCGATGACGCACTCACGACCGCGCTCTTCGCGCAGAAGGCGTTTGGGGACATCCTCATGGAATCGATCCCTGTTGTGCTCGAGGGTGGCTCGATCGAGAGCGACGGGCGCGGGACGATTTTGACGACCACATCGTGTCTGTTGAATCCGAATCGCAACGGAGAGACCACGGAATCGGAGGCGGAATTTGTCCTGCGCGAACACCTTGGCGCGCACCGTGTGCTTTGGCTGAACCACGGTCAACTCGAAGGCGACGACACGGACGGTCACATCGATACACTGGCGCGGTTTTGCAGTCCGAATACCATTGCATATGTTGCGTGCTCGAACAAGCGCGACAAGCACTACAAACCGATGAAGGCCATGGAAGAGGAACTGCGCGCGTTGCGCACGGACGACGGCGAACCGTACACGCTTGTACCGTTGCCTTGGCCGAAGGCGTGTTACGACGACGACAAGAACCGCCTCCCGGCAACGTACGCCAATTTTCTGATTGTCAACGGCGCGGTGCTCGTACCCGCGTACAACGATCCGGCGGATGCGAAAGCGCTGGACATCATCGGCGGATGCTTCCCCGGGCGCGAAATCGTAGGCATCGATTGCAGGCCCTTGATCGTGCAGCACGGTTCGCTGCATTGTGTGACCATGCAGATTCCCGCGGGAGTTCAGGTATGA
- a CDS encoding carbon-nitrogen hydrolase, whose amino-acid sequence MTVAMVQQACGADLEQNLELSLRFIRDAADRGAKLVVLQELHGGPYFCQCEDTSYFDWAESIPGPSAARLGMQARESGVVIVSSLFERRAAGVYHNTAVVFEADGSIAGKYRKMHIPDDPGFYEKFYFTPGDLGFHPIDTSAGKLGVLVCWDQWFPEAARLMALRGADILIYPTAIGWTPSDADDEKNRQRDAWTTVQRSHAIANGLPLVVVNRTGFEPDPSGASDGIHFWGSSFAAGPQGEVLAQGGIDAEQVILAEIERARTERVRRIWPFLRDRRVDAYQGLDQRLLD is encoded by the coding sequence TTGACGGTCGCGATGGTGCAGCAGGCATGTGGCGCCGACCTCGAACAGAATCTTGAGCTCTCTCTCCGGTTCATTCGCGATGCCGCCGATCGCGGGGCGAAGCTCGTCGTGTTGCAGGAACTGCATGGCGGGCCGTACTTCTGCCAGTGCGAGGACACGTCGTATTTCGATTGGGCCGAATCGATTCCCGGCCCCTCGGCGGCGCGATTGGGCATGCAGGCGCGCGAATCCGGCGTAGTGATTGTGTCGTCCTTGTTCGAGCGCCGCGCGGCCGGCGTCTATCACAACACCGCGGTCGTGTTCGAAGCGGACGGGTCGATTGCCGGCAAGTATAGGAAGATGCACATTCCGGATGACCCAGGGTTTTACGAAAAGTTCTACTTCACGCCCGGCGATCTCGGGTTCCATCCCATCGATACGTCCGCCGGCAAACTCGGCGTGCTGGTGTGTTGGGACCAATGGTTCCCCGAAGCCGCGCGCCTGATGGCGTTGCGGGGCGCGGACATCCTCATTTACCCGACGGCGATCGGATGGACGCCCAGCGATGCCGATGACGAGAAGAACCGCCAGCGCGACGCGTGGACGACAGTTCAACGCAGCCACGCGATTGCGAACGGGCTGCCGCTTGTTGTGGTGAACCGCACCGGGTTCGAGCCCGATCCCTCCGGCGCCTCCGACGGTATCCACTTCTGGGGCAGCAGCTTCGCCGCGGGCCCCCAAGGCGAGGTACTCGCGCAAGGCGGCATCGACGCGGAGCAGGTCATCCTCGCCGAAATCGAGCGCGCGCGCACCGAGCGCGTTCGCCGCATTTGGCCCTTTCTGCGCGATCGCCGCGTTGATGCGTACCAGGGCCTTGATCAACGCCTGCTGGATTAG
- a CDS encoding sodium:solute symporter family protein: MNWVLTGVIVYVLAQLAVGLYVSRRNKTETDYLLAGRRLGYVMVTMSVFATWFGAETCIGSAGAVYDEGLSGSRADPFGYTICLLVMGALFAVPLYRRQLTTLGDLFRQRYGGGVEKIAAIVIIPSSVIWAGAQIHAFGQVVSAISTIPVAVSIPAAALVVIVYTGSGGLLADAVTDVLQGIVLILGLFATFIAVFVALGGPSAAVAQIDPTRLNLFGSESSIFERIEAWAVPIFGSVLAQELVSRTLAARDERVAQRSAFMGAGIYLIVGSLPVLIALAGSSLVGKIEEPDQFLPTVAMKLLHPALYVVFAGALISAILSTVDSALLAAAALASHNVILPVMPGISERGKVRLARSCVIAFGVAAYFFAIREGTVHDKVEEASAFGSAGILIVGVFAMFSGYGGKWAAGASLLVGSGAWLIANFQMGLPYPYLCALAASLVVYLAIAAIEPNVTQTST, from the coding sequence GTGAACTGGGTCCTCACCGGCGTCATCGTCTACGTGCTCGCGCAACTCGCGGTCGGCCTCTACGTTTCCCGCCGAAACAAGACGGAAACCGACTACCTGCTTGCCGGCCGGCGACTTGGTTACGTGATGGTGACGATGAGCGTGTTTGCCACGTGGTTTGGCGCTGAGACGTGCATCGGGTCGGCCGGCGCGGTGTATGACGAAGGGTTGTCGGGTAGCAGGGCCGACCCGTTCGGTTACACGATCTGCTTACTTGTGATGGGTGCACTTTTTGCAGTGCCGTTGTACCGCAGACAATTGACGACGCTGGGCGATTTGTTTCGTCAGCGTTACGGCGGCGGTGTTGAGAAAATCGCGGCAATTGTGATCATCCCGAGTTCGGTGATTTGGGCGGGCGCGCAGATACATGCATTCGGCCAAGTCGTGTCCGCGATCTCGACGATACCGGTCGCGGTGTCGATTCCCGCGGCTGCGCTTGTTGTTATCGTATACACCGGCTCCGGCGGGCTGCTCGCCGACGCCGTAACGGACGTGCTGCAAGGCATCGTGCTGATTCTCGGGTTGTTCGCGACCTTCATCGCTGTTTTCGTCGCGCTTGGCGGCCCAAGCGCGGCTGTAGCGCAAATCGATCCGACGCGGTTGAACCTGTTTGGTTCTGAGTCGAGCATTTTCGAGCGTATTGAGGCCTGGGCCGTGCCCATCTTCGGATCGGTGCTGGCGCAGGAACTCGTGTCGCGGACGTTGGCGGCGCGCGACGAACGGGTTGCACAGCGATCGGCGTTCATGGGCGCCGGCATCTACCTTATTGTCGGCTCCTTGCCGGTACTGATTGCGTTGGCGGGAAGTTCGCTCGTGGGCAAAATCGAGGAACCGGACCAGTTTCTTCCAACGGTGGCGATGAAACTCCTGCATCCAGCGCTATACGTCGTGTTCGCCGGCGCGCTCATCTCCGCCATTTTGTCCACGGTTGACAGCGCGCTTCTGGCCGCGGCCGCGCTCGCATCGCACAACGTCATTCTGCCCGTGATGCCGGGCATCTCGGAGCGTGGGAAAGTGCGGCTAGCGCGTAGCTGTGTCATTGCCTTCGGCGTGGCGGCGTACTTCTTTGCCATCCGCGAGGGCACCGTGCACGACAAGGTGGAGGAAGCGTCCGCGTTCGGCAGCGCCGGGATACTGATCGTTGGGGTGTTCGCGATGTTCAGCGGATACGGCGGCAAATGGGCAGCGGGGGCGTCGCTGCTGGTTGGCAGCGGAGCGTGGCTCATCGCGAACTTTCAGATGGGGTTACCCTATCCGTATTTGTGCGCGCTGGCAGCGTCGCTTGTCGTGTATCTGGCTATCGCCGCGATAGAGCCGAATGTGACGCAAACGTCCACGTAA
- the ccsA gene encoding cytochrome c biogenesis protein CcsA yields the protein MSLAIDIVFYAAFALFAASTLTSYLYLRADKGGMLGVTQRAIAVAAGLLFAAFCLRWASYGRIPLTNMVDIVNVLLVMSTAIVIALVRRESLRPLVCYYAPPLAALSLLNVMLSFGKLHDEPKELNDVFLAIHVGLAFLAYALFLIASLTSAVYIVQARRLKSPLSSATTAKLPPLEHLDATLFRLIAWGYPFFAITLILGFVGAYLYSNELDARWWLSAKILYAVFMAALYSFSFHSRRLGLLRGQKLAYVMVIGFGLMLAIYLLLGVTDLKDLGFWSTRA from the coding sequence ATGTCGCTCGCGATTGATATTGTGTTTTACGCCGCGTTTGCGCTGTTTGCGGCGTCGACGCTCACGTCGTATCTGTACCTCCGCGCGGACAAGGGAGGGATGCTGGGGGTGACTCAGCGCGCCATTGCCGTGGCTGCCGGATTATTGTTCGCGGCATTTTGCCTGCGATGGGCGAGCTACGGCCGGATTCCGCTGACGAACATGGTCGACATTGTCAATGTCCTGTTAGTCATGTCGACGGCGATTGTCATCGCATTGGTCCGGCGCGAGTCGCTCCGCCCGCTGGTCTGCTATTACGCGCCGCCCCTGGCGGCGCTGTCGCTGCTCAACGTGATGCTCAGTTTCGGGAAACTGCACGACGAGCCGAAGGAACTCAATGATGTATTTCTCGCGATACACGTCGGGCTGGCATTTCTCGCCTACGCACTGTTTCTCATCGCTAGCCTCACCAGCGCCGTGTACATCGTCCAGGCCCGGCGCCTGAAATCGCCGCTATCGTCGGCCACGACCGCAAAGCTGCCGCCGCTCGAACACCTCGATGCGACGCTGTTTCGTCTCATCGCGTGGGGGTATCCGTTCTTCGCGATTACCTTGATACTCGGTTTTGTCGGCGCGTATCTGTACTCGAACGAACTCGATGCCCGCTGGTGGCTCTCGGCGAAAATTCTCTATGCGGTCTTTATGGCCGCGCTCTATTCCTTCTCGTTTCATTCGCGGCGTTTGGGGTTGCTTCGCGGGCAAAAGCTTGCGTACGTCATGGTCATCGGCTTCGGGCTGATGCTCGCCATTTACCTGCTGCTCGGCGTGACCGACCTGAAAGACCTCGGGTTCTGGAGCACGCGCGCATGA
- a CDS encoding glutamyl-tRNA reductase, which translates to MNLVVVGLSHHTSSVELRERLHFPDSALPNALMHLRGLLGDAGVVVLSTCNRVEIYASTEAAVGEAHATIRRFIGDWHKVPESEFDEALYEYDGREAVGHLFRVASSLDSLVVGEAQILGQVHDAFNVSQSEQCTDKITSVLFQRAFAIAKDVRSRSSISAGKVSIGSVAVDLAVSIFSDLAGKTVMVIGSGKMGEVTLRSLVSRGVDRVLLVNRSEEKAMSLAERVRGEPLPLTAMEENLPRADIVISSTAAPQYLLSTAHFQRALKRRGYAPFCVIDIAVPRNVDPAVKKMDNVFLYDVDDLQGVANANLDARRQEIDLCMKRIDEGVEQFWSWLQGLVAEPTIVSMAAEFNAIRERELHKLFVTLPDLTEKQREEIAVYSKRFANALLHRPTVQLKREVADQDPSKVLHLVKRLFGLKEGS; encoded by the coding sequence ATGAATCTGGTCGTCGTTGGCTTGAGCCATCACACCAGTTCGGTGGAGCTGCGCGAGCGGCTGCATTTTCCCGACTCGGCGTTGCCGAATGCGCTGATGCACCTGCGCGGGTTGCTGGGTGACGCGGGCGTCGTTGTCTTGAGCACGTGCAACCGCGTCGAAATCTACGCGAGCACCGAGGCCGCGGTGGGCGAAGCGCACGCGACGATTCGCCGCTTTATCGGTGACTGGCACAAGGTGCCCGAATCGGAATTCGACGAGGCGCTCTACGAGTATGACGGCCGCGAAGCGGTCGGCCATTTATTTCGCGTGGCGTCGAGTCTGGACAGCCTCGTTGTCGGTGAAGCGCAGATACTCGGCCAAGTGCACGACGCGTTCAACGTCTCGCAATCGGAGCAATGCACGGACAAGATTACGAGCGTACTGTTTCAGCGCGCGTTCGCCATTGCGAAAGACGTCCGATCGCGTTCGAGCATCAGCGCGGGCAAGGTATCGATTGGAAGCGTTGCGGTCGATCTCGCCGTATCGATTTTCTCCGATCTTGCCGGCAAGACGGTGATGGTCATCGGGTCGGGCAAGATGGGCGAGGTGACGTTGCGCAGCCTGGTGTCGCGCGGTGTGGACCGCGTGCTGCTGGTGAACCGCAGCGAAGAGAAGGCGATGAGCCTGGCGGAGCGCGTTCGCGGCGAGCCGCTGCCGCTCACGGCGATGGAAGAGAACCTGCCCCGCGCCGATATTGTCATCTCGTCCACCGCGGCGCCGCAGTACCTGCTGTCGACCGCGCATTTTCAGCGCGCGCTTAAGCGCCGCGGTTACGCGCCCTTCTGCGTGATCGACATTGCGGTGCCGCGCAACGTGGACCCGGCGGTGAAGAAGATGGACAACGTGTTTCTCTACGACGTGGACGACTTGCAGGGCGTTGCCAACGCAAACCTCGATGCGCGGCGCCAGGAAATCGATTTGTGCATGAAGCGGATCGACGAAGGCGTCGAGCAATTCTGGAGTTGGTTGCAGGGTCTCGTCGCCGAACCGACCATCGTGTCGATGGCGGCGGAATTCAACGCTATCCGGGAACGCGAGTTGCACAAGTTGTTCGTTACGCTGCCCGACCTGACGGAAAAGCAGCGGGAAGAAATCGCGGTGTATTCCAAGCGCTTCGCAAACGCGCTGCTTCATCGCCCGACCGTTCAACTCAAACGCGAAGTCGCCGACCAGGATCCGAGCAAGGTACTGCACCTTGTGAAGCGGCTGTTTGGACTCAAGGAGGGTTCGTAA
- the hemC gene encoding hydroxymethylbilane synthase: MPRLVIGSRGSNLALTQSKAVGEMLRAAIPGLEVAIEIIHTQGDKILDAPLSQIGGKGLFTRELEIALMDGRIDLAVHSLKDLPTELPDGLALGCVPEREDPHDVFVSTRYDSLDALPDGATIGTSSLRRRAQLLAYRPDVNVVDLRGNVETRIRKVTDGHIDGTILARAGIVRIGRAEAIRSTIPESVMIPATAQGALGIEIRGGDARVEEIVSRIRDERATTEVTAERACLGALEGGCQVPIGTLARQHGASITLVACVCSLDGKKVLRTEISGPIGEAAALGASAAETLCEMGAADIIAAIR, from the coding sequence ATGCCGCGTCTTGTCATCGGGTCGCGCGGCAGCAACCTTGCGTTGACGCAGTCGAAGGCTGTCGGCGAAATGCTTCGCGCGGCAATCCCGGGACTGGAAGTCGCAATCGAAATCATTCATACCCAGGGAGACAAGATACTCGACGCGCCGCTGTCGCAAATCGGCGGCAAGGGTCTCTTCACGCGCGAACTCGAAATTGCGTTGATGGATGGCCGCATCGATCTTGCCGTTCATAGTCTGAAAGACCTGCCGACCGAACTCCCCGATGGACTTGCGTTGGGGTGCGTTCCCGAACGCGAAGACCCGCATGACGTATTCGTGTCGACAAGGTACGATTCGCTCGACGCGCTTCCCGATGGCGCGACGATCGGGACGTCGAGCCTGCGGCGCCGCGCGCAACTGTTGGCGTACCGGCCCGATGTGAACGTCGTCGATCTGCGGGGGAACGTAGAGACGCGCATTCGCAAGGTCACCGACGGACATATCGACGGCACGATTCTCGCCCGCGCGGGCATTGTGCGCATAGGCCGGGCAGAGGCCATTCGTTCGACGATTCCCGAAAGCGTCATGATTCCCGCGACGGCGCAAGGCGCGCTCGGGATCGAGATACGCGGGGGCGACGCGCGCGTCGAGGAGATTGTGTCGCGCATACGAGACGAGCGTGCGACCACGGAAGTAACAGCCGAACGTGCGTGCCTCGGCGCGCTCGAAGGCGGATGCCAGGTCCCCATCGGGACACTTGCGCGTCAGCACGGCGCGTCCATTACGCTGGTTGCGTGTGTGTGCAGCCTTGATGGCAAGAAAGTGTTGCGCACCGAGATCAGCGGCCCGATTGGCGAAGCCGCGGCGTTGGGCGCGAGCGCCGCGGAAACGCTGTGCGAAATGGGCGCGGCGGACATCATCGCGGCAATCCGATGA
- the cobA gene encoding uroporphyrinogen-III C-methyltransferase, giving the protein MSDSHGKVYLVGAGPGDVGLITVRGRECLEHADVVIYDSLANPALLEFAPNAEHIFAGKATEKHTLTQPEINALLVDRARRGKRVVRLKGGDPFVFGRGGEEAMALAAEGVPFEVVPGVTAGIAVPAYAGIPVTHRGASISVTLITGHDEQALESGEIDPASIGLRGTLVFYMGVKNLPIVAAKLVALGRDPNTPVAVVSQGTHPSQRTVVGTLADIHELCRRENIVPPAVVVIGEVAALHDRLTWFESLPLFGKRIVVTRARNQAGELVRQLHDLGADIFEFPTIEVEPAKIEEPFGEIGEYDWIILTSVNGVEMLFERLEEAGKDARDLAGVKLCVIGSATAEALRKRFLRVDLMPEKYVAEDLMAALIEREPALEGKRFLLPRADIARGFLPEELRKRGAYVKELVAYRTVAPRSSDERADALIAYRPDLVTFTSSSTARNFHDMLGPERIGIVKQTAAFASIGPIAAKTAEDLGMHVRIQPDTHDIPHLVDAIVAGIGRQSG; this is encoded by the coding sequence ATGAGCGATTCGCACGGCAAGGTTTATCTTGTGGGCGCTGGCCCGGGCGATGTTGGTCTCATCACGGTGCGCGGCCGCGAATGCCTCGAACACGCGGACGTTGTCATCTATGACTCGCTCGCAAACCCCGCGCTGCTCGAGTTCGCTCCAAATGCGGAGCACATTTTTGCGGGTAAAGCGACCGAGAAGCACACGCTGACGCAACCGGAGATCAACGCGCTGCTCGTCGATCGCGCGCGCCGCGGCAAGCGCGTTGTGCGGCTCAAAGGCGGCGACCCATTCGTGTTCGGGCGCGGCGGAGAGGAGGCCATGGCCCTTGCGGCCGAGGGCGTCCCGTTTGAGGTTGTGCCCGGCGTGACGGCGGGCATCGCGGTGCCCGCATACGCGGGCATTCCGGTGACACATCGCGGCGCGTCGATCAGTGTGACCCTCATCACGGGTCACGATGAACAAGCGCTCGAATCCGGCGAGATCGATCCCGCGAGCATTGGGCTGCGGGGGACGCTTGTCTTCTATATGGGCGTGAAGAACCTCCCGATCGTTGCCGCCAAGCTGGTGGCGTTGGGCCGCGATCCGAATACGCCGGTCGCCGTTGTATCGCAGGGAACGCACCCCAGCCAGCGCACCGTCGTCGGCACGCTTGCCGACATTCACGAGTTGTGCCGGCGCGAGAACATTGTGCCGCCCGCCGTTGTGGTCATCGGGGAAGTCGCCGCGCTTCACGATCGCTTGACATGGTTCGAGAGTCTGCCTCTGTTCGGAAAACGCATCGTCGTGACGCGGGCGCGCAACCAGGCCGGCGAACTGGTCCGGCAGTTGCACGATTTGGGCGCGGACATCTTCGAGTTCCCGACGATCGAAGTGGAGCCCGCCAAGATTGAAGAACCCTTCGGCGAAATCGGCGAATACGACTGGATCATTCTGACGAGTGTGAACGGCGTCGAAATGCTTTTCGAGCGGCTGGAGGAGGCGGGCAAGGACGCGCGCGACCTGGCCGGCGTGAAGCTCTGCGTCATCGGGTCGGCGACCGCCGAGGCGCTGCGCAAGCGCTTCCTGCGGGTGGACCTGATGCCGGAGAAGTACGTCGCAGAGGACCTCATGGCCGCGTTGATCGAACGCGAGCCGGCACTCGAAGGGAAGCGATTCCTGCTGCCGCGCGCGGATATCGCCCGCGGTTTCCTGCCTGAAGAATTGCGCAAGCGCGGGGCATACGTGAAGGAACTCGTGGCGTACCGCACCGTCGCCCCGCGTTCGTCGGACGAACGCGCGGACGCGCTCATCGCGTATAGGCCCGATCTGGTTACGTTTACCAGTTCCTCGACAGCGCGCAATTTTCACGACATGCTCGGGCCGGAGCGCATCGGGATAGTGAAGCAGACGGCGGCGTTCGCCTCGATCGGCCCAATAGCGGCCAAAACGGCGGAAGATTTGGGCATGCATGTTAGAATCCAACCGGACACGCACGATATTCCGCATTTAGTGGATGCAATCGTCGCGGGAATTGGGCGCCAATCCGGATAG
- the hemB gene encoding porphobilinogen synthase encodes MQSSRELGANPDSRRTEGDVTVGFPQTRMRRLRATPALRRMTRETTLSVDDLIMPLFVRPGSGVRNPIASMPGNFQFSVDTLVEEIKTLADLGVPAIILFGIPESKDPLGTGAYIHDAIVCKAVEAIKKAGVDICVITDVCMCEYTDHGHCGTLKTNRHGVRDVDNDATLGLLVKEALAHARAGADMVAPSDMMDGRVGAIRKGLDEAGFTDLPIMAYSAKYASAFYGPFRDAAESPPQFGDRSSYQMDPANAREAMREIALDIEEGADIIMVKPALPYLDIVRAASDRFDVPIAAYNVSGEFSILKAAAERGWIDEKRAALESLTSIRRAGAKMILTYWAKDAAKWLATR; translated from the coding sequence ATGCAATCGTCGCGGGAATTGGGCGCCAATCCGGATAGTAGACGAACAGAAGGGGATGTAACAGTGGGCTTTCCGCAGACCCGAATGCGGCGGTTGCGCGCGACGCCGGCACTGCGCCGCATGACGCGCGAGACGACGTTGTCTGTCGACGATCTCATTATGCCGCTGTTCGTGCGGCCCGGAAGCGGTGTGCGCAATCCCATCGCGTCGATGCCCGGGAACTTTCAGTTCTCGGTTGATACGCTCGTGGAAGAAATAAAGACGCTCGCCGATCTAGGCGTGCCCGCGATCATTCTGTTCGGCATTCCGGAATCGAAGGACCCCTTGGGCACCGGCGCGTACATTCACGACGCAATCGTGTGCAAGGCGGTCGAAGCGATCAAGAAAGCGGGCGTCGATATCTGCGTGATTACGGATGTGTGCATGTGCGAATACACCGATCACGGGCACTGCGGCACCTTGAAAACGAATCGTCACGGCGTGCGCGATGTCGACAACGACGCGACGCTCGGCCTGCTCGTCAAGGAGGCGCTGGCCCATGCCCGCGCGGGCGCGGACATGGTCGCGCCATCGGACATGATGGACGGCCGAGTCGGCGCGATTCGCAAGGGACTGGACGAGGCCGGGTTCACCGATCTGCCCATCATGGCCTACAGCGCAAAGTACGCTTCCGCGTTTTACGGTCCGTTCCGCGACGCCGCGGAATCGCCCCCGCAGTTTGGGGACCGTTCGTCGTACCAAATGGACCCGGCCAACGCGCGCGAGGCCATGCGGGAAATTGCACTCGACATCGAGGAAGGCGCGGACATTATCATGGTAAAGCCCGCGTTGCCGTATCTGGATATCGTGCGCGCGGCGTCGGACCGGTTCGACGTGCCCATCGCCGCGTACAACGTGTCCGGCGAATTCTCGATCCTCAAGGCGGCGGCTGAACGCGGATGGATTGACGAGAAACGCGCCGCGCTCGAATCGCTTACGTCCATTCGCCGCGCCGGCGCGAAAATGATCCTTACGTATTGGGCGAAAGACGCGGCAAAATGGCTGGCAACACGTTGA